In Onychostoma macrolepis isolate SWU-2019 chromosome 17, ASM1243209v1, whole genome shotgun sequence, the DNA window GATCTTCACAGTCCTTTGCATTCTCACAGGCGAACACAAGCAGTGGCTTCCCCGAGTTAGAAACATTGTTGACATTTGCATTGCAGCTGAGCGCCATCTGCAGGCAGAGAGCATGTTCTTTAGCTGGAGAGATGCAGTAGAACAGCACCCCTACAAACGAAGAGTATGATTAGTAAAAGCAACAGATATAACCGAGGAAATGACAATAAATACTTTTAGATACTTTGAGACTTCAACAggtaaataaattgtaaacaaGTTCGATTAAAATTGTagtgtacatataaatatatgttcTTACCTTTTCCCTCTTCATCTGTGAGATTCACATTTGCATGATTTGTGATCAAAAGATACACAATATTGAAGTAGCCCAACTGTGCAGCCAGCATCAGTGGTGTGCGGCCCTTCTTGTCCTGTATGTCAGGATGGGCTCCCAGTGACAGAAGAAACCGTATCAAGTCTTCATCACGGTCCAAAGAGGCCTGGTACAAGGCACCGAGTCCCTGTTTGGGTTCAGTCAGATTTAGAAGACTGGATACACCCATGTCGACCATCTTATTTATCTGTGGTTTGTCCTTCTCCCGTACATATTGCAGGAGTTTATAGATCTGGAGGACCTCCAGGTTGCCTTCCGCCACCCAGCTCATCATCACACTTTCTGAAGTCTCCTCCATTCTCTTATCTTCGTGTTAGTCTTCAGAACTAATTaatcatattaaaaacatttaagcaGTGGGCCAACTGAAAGCCTGTCAGATCATGTGTACATTCAAATATTTAGAAGTGATTTTAaacaacaaatgcattttagaACTTACTACAAAAACGTAACGGACAGCACAGTTTCGGCTGCACTCGGTAAAGATCGGGAATCGTCGGCCTGACACTTTCGGCCACACTCGGTAAAAGCCGTTAGACTTCGTGTCCATGTTTACGCTCTCCCATTCACTCTGAAAGATAAACGTTCTCCAGTTCCTGTGCGGAACAGTGTAACGTAATGACCTTTCGTCTCATGTCCATAGTTCAGGATTTCGTTCTGCAGGAAGAATATGGGAGACAAAAAGATACTCAGCATTGGTTTGGTGTGTCTGGATATCATAAATGTTGTGGATAAATACCCGGAAGAAGATACTGATACTAGGTGAGAAATTCCGATAATATTGTACAGTTGCTAATCATTTCTTGATGCACTTTTTGCGGTAGTGTTCCGAACGCATAATCAGTCTGACCATAAAGAGCATCCTGCTATACACTGTAGTTAATGTTGCATCACAGGTGTTATAAAATTACGTGCAACTGGTTGGTAGGTGTTTGTCTCAGAGATGGCAGAGGGGAGGAAATGCATCAAACACGTGCACAATTTTGTCTCTGCTTGGGGCCCCGTGTGCATTTATGGGGTCTTTGGCTCCTGGACCAGTAGCTGAGTAAGTATTTTCTACCTACTATTATTCATCAACATTTTTAGagtattatgtacattttatttatacatgcatgcttttattattttcagcaatgctgtgtatttgatcaaaatacaacaaaaacagtcatattgaaaaatattattaatacattttttctattattatttattattctgtgTTATTGCATGTATTGCAATTTATTCccatgatggcaaagctgaattttcagcatctttactccagtcttcagtgtcacatgatccttaaaaatgcattcaaatatgctgattaggcacttaagaaacatttattatcaatgctgaaaacagttgcactgtttgccaaaaccataattttttcaggattctttgaatttcatttatttgaaaaaaaatcttttgtaacattataaacatatttactgtaacttttgatcaatttaatgcatctttgctaaataaaagtattaatttatttgaaaagaatCTTACTTttcccagacttttgaatggtaatgtatcacagtttccaaaatataatgtagctcaactgttttcaacattgataataataagaaatgtccaaatcatcatattagaatgatttctgaaggatcatgtgacactgaaaactgtaCACTGGATGCATTTTCATCTTTTCTTACTCCTGCAACTTATATCAGCAGAAATACACTTTCCTGTCCCTCACACAACTTTAGTTTACATACGCCGCACACTTAAGTTCTGTATGCATATACTTTTCCTTGCTAATTTGTTCTTCTAGCTTCATCTTGAATGACTTTCAAATGTACAAGATTGACATCTCTCTTCTTCTGGAGCATGCTGAATGCTCCTTTCCAGCTTCTGTAGTAATCAGCAGTGTGACGACAGGAAGCCGTACAATTCTGCATATGAACAGGTTTGTGTGCGAGTTTGTGTGTACTGTAAGTACTATGAAGCTCTTTCCTCACAGGATGGCTGTCGCAGCAGATCGCATCAAAACAACAATTGAAAATGTACTAATTGCTCAGAgtggtaatgctttttttcctTTAAAGGGTGCACTAAAGGTGCATGGTTCAAAGTTCAGTGTGGCAGGCTTTGTGAGCCTGTTATATGTTTCCTGCCCAAATCACTCAGTAGTGCATATGGGTCACTGCAATACCTCTCTGTTTGCTGCACTAGTTTCATCGTGGGGGATTTTGCACGGCTTGGGGTGGACATATCTGGTGTGGCTTGGCAGCCGTGGGGCGAGACCCCGTGCGCCTGTTGTGTGGTGTGTCCCACCAAAGGCTCTCGCACTGTCGTGCTCTCGGACACGTAAGAGTAGCATCCAAAGTCACAATAATCACGACAAAGCCAAAGTTAGATGGGTACTTGGTAAATTACCATTTCCCATTCTCAAACATAATCTGAGAATGTCTTTCTGCAATGGCACTGCAGTAATTGacaataatttagttttaaagtaGTTGCCATTAACAAATCATGCCAATTTGACATtgcatgcattaatttgagtgctTATTTTGGGGGGAATTTGTTATTTTCAGTTCATTTatgttttacaattaaatgtctgttttatatgagattattttatttaatcgtTTTAAACAACACACAACAGCACACAATGTCAAAGCTTACTAACTAACTAGCTAACTTATTCCACGGCTCTCTGAAATGTGATTCTGACAGATCAGTTGCTACATTCTATGGCTAAATATtgtatatgtaatatgtatataattaccACTAAACTATATAAATGAATTATGACTTTTACATCATTATGAAGCTCACAtcattatgtaaatgtatttggtaaGCAGCCGTGTAATAAGTTGCATAATGTCCAGTCAGCCATTCAGTCAGCttgtttctaaaaaataaaaaaggtaattgtgacttatCTCACAGTTTtggcttttttcctcagaattgaaaaatataaagatctcaattaaatatataaacatcttgcagttctgactttgtaaaactcacaattctgagaagagAAGTTTGAATTGGGAGATAAACtagcaattgtgagaaaaagttgcaattagctttttatttttaattctgtggggaaaaaacagaattgcgattctgagggaaaaaattGAATGGCGACATAAATTCTGAGATGTAAAATCAGAATACGtgagtctgaaaaaaaaagtatattatttttctcagaattgtgaatttatatctcaatattttgagtttttttcttcttcttagacttctgaattgtgagattaaaaaaaaatcacaattacatttttctatattttatcctGCCTTTTATCCGGCTCCCATAAAGTCCTGATCACCCGGTTAAGGTTTATTTTTGTGGTTAAGACTGGCTGAATGTACATTGTCCTCACTTTCAATTGCTTTGTTTGTAGCAaactaatatataaaacaacactTATTTTCACCTAGGCCTTGAATAATATTTCTAGTCTCTAAAACCTGTTTTGAGAACTTCCAAAATCGTTTCCCTCTTTGCTGAGAAGCAGACTTTGGTTTATAATCACAATTATATTGTAATCACAGCCCAGAGCTGACTATTTGTCTCTACTGATGACTGTTATCAAATGCTTTAACCTTTCACTGATTCAGTTTGTGActataaacagtttttttaataatatgatTACAGCAGATCATGTCAAAATAATGGATAGTGACCTATCATGTACACAAAGTACAATCATTATTTACTGATCGTTCTTTTAACTCTGATTCTTGTAGTCTAAAATACAAGAGAACTTTCATCAGCTATTCTCTCTGTTTAATCAGAAACTTGCCAGATGTTTCTGTACACGATTTCTCAAAGGTGGACCTGAGCCAGTACAAGTGGATCCACTGGGAGGTGAGAGTGTCCGCCAAATATCTTTCATTTGCTTCATAGTAAGACTCCCAAGTTTGCACCAGTCACACTGAAACACTATTTAATTCATTCTGAGCTGTGTTTAATAGCTTTATTCCAGAGAATAAAGTAGAGAACTAAAGCTGATTGTTTTATGAATGCATTGTCAGGGCCGTAATGCTGACGAACAAGTGAAGATGATTGAGAGGGTGAGAGAGTATAACAGCAAACAGGAAGAGAAGAACAGGATCACCATCTCTGTGGAAATTGAGAAGACCAGGGAACCCCTCTACCAGCTCTTCCCTCTTGGTGATTTGGTATGATTTTACtacatttcaaacaaacttcACATGCATAAAACACATTATGTTAACGTGGATAAACCACATAGTCAAATGTTCTTTGTAAACTGGTTTTAGACTGTCAGATCAAtcaaaatattcacattttgaacatttatttaaaatattttatttaaatgtattgtatgTATTGGGGTCAGTGTGATTATTTTATGATTGCCTATTTTactattatgattatttaaggaagcattaaattgatcagaaatggcagtaaagatatttataattttataaaagatttcaaattgtttaaaattcagctttgtgatcacaggaaaaattacatttaaaagactACAatggaaaacatttattttaaattgtaataatattgctcaatattattgtgtttattgtattaaatatattatataaattatatatttaaatgagacaattttaaatatattttaaaatgtcaaaatatatgACTTATAAGTAGGTCCATTTTTTTGCTTTGATTTTgaaaaatctttaaataaacAGAACTGAGAATACTGAACTGGGAGCCATAATATATGATAAATACACattcaacaaaatatttaataaatgaacatgCAAGAAGCATAAGATTTAAAGGAGCAGTGCATTTAAATACTGTGGAAATCTGTGTGTGCCGATTATATATGCAGGCCAGCTGATAAGCTTTGAGACATGTTTGTACACTGCACAGCCTGTTTATCTGTGGCTGCTTTCACTCAGGTCTTTGTCAGTAAGGATGTGGCCCAGCACTTTGGGTTTACCTCAGCCGCTGCTGCATTGAAGGGTTTCTATGGTCGTGTGAGAAAGGGGTGAGTCAGTGGTGTAAAACCTCCACTAGATGTCATTAGTGATCCAAAAATTCTAAACCATATCTATTCATAGTCactgttgttcttttgaaattttagCTGTTCCATGTGTTTAGATGAGTTTGCTTGTGTGTCTAGAGCTACCCTCATTTGTGCCTGGGCAGAAAAGGGAGCGGATGCCATGGGTCCTGATGGTGTAATAATCCATTCAGATGCATTCCCACCTGAGAAGCTTGTAGACACACTTGGAGCAGGAGATACGTTCAATGCTTCTGTGATCTATTCCCTTTCCAACGGTAAGGATGTAGGTCTGATTCTGAAACACAAAGAAGTTAGGGGTTATTGCAAGTTGTGGATATAAAACAAGCCGGTTCCTTTCTCTTTCTGCAGGGGCAGCCTACAGGATGCTCTCACATTTGGCTGCCAGATTGCAGGCAAAAAATGCGGCATCCACGGATATGATGGAATTTTACACTGAACATGGCGGAGAGGTGCACAGCTTGTCAGCTGCTGATAAATTTAACTAGCATTGTAAGCCAGTAGCCATTGTCAAGGCATGATGAGGTACTGAAAAATGTTGCTTCACATAGAAAAGACTAATGTATATGCAAAGGATAAATCTAAATAATGATGGTATAGCCTACTGATGTTTTTCTGTGTtagaattaataaattaattgaaaaaaacaataacttaCAATTC includes these proteins:
- the khk gene encoding ketohexokinase isoform X1, yielding MGDKKILSIGLVCLDIINVVDKYPEEDTDTRCLSQRWQRGGNASNTCTILSLLGAPCAFMGSLAPGPVADFILNDFQMYKIDISLLLEHAECSFPASVVISSVTTGSRTILHMNSFIVGDFARLGVDISGVAWQPWGETPCACCVVCPTKGSRTVVLSDTNLPDVSVHDFSKVDLSQYKWIHWEGRNADEQVKMIERVREYNSKQEEKNRITISVEIEKTREPLYQLFPLGDLVFVSKDVAQHFGFTSAAAALKGFYGRVRKGATLICAWAEKGADAMGPDGVIIHSDAFPPEKLVDTLGAGDTFNASVIYSLSNGGSLQDALTFGCQIAGKKCGIHGYDGILH
- the khk gene encoding ketohexokinase isoform X3; its protein translation is MGDKKILSIGLVCLDIINVVDKYPEEDTDTRCLSQRWQRGGNASNTCTILSLLGAPCAFMGSLAPGPVADFILNDFQMYKIDISLLLEHAECSFPASVVISSVTTGSRTILHMNRNLPDVSVHDFSKVDLSQYKWIHWEGRNADEQVKMIERVREYNSKQEEKNRITISVEIEKTREPLYQLFPLGDLVFVSKDVAQHFGFTSAAAALKGFYGRVRKGATLICAWAEKGADAMGPDGVIIHSDAFPPEKLVDTLGAGDTFNASVIYSLSNGGSLQDALTFGCQIAGKKCGIHGYDGILH
- the khk gene encoding ketohexokinase isoform X2, which gives rise to MGDKKILSIGLVCLDIINVVDKYPEEDTDTRCLSQRWQRGGNASNTCTILSLLGAPCAFMGSLAPGPVADFIVGDFARLGVDISGVAWQPWGETPCACCVVCPTKGSRTVVLSDTNLPDVSVHDFSKVDLSQYKWIHWEGRNADEQVKMIERVREYNSKQEEKNRITISVEIEKTREPLYQLFPLGDLVFVSKDVAQHFGFTSAAAALKGFYGRVRKGATLICAWAEKGADAMGPDGVIIHSDAFPPEKLVDTLGAGDTFNASVIYSLSNGGSLQDALTFGCQIAGKKCGIHGYDGILH
- the khk gene encoding ketohexokinase isoform X4 codes for the protein MGDKKILSIGLVCLDIINVVDKYPEEDTDTRCLSQRWQRGGNASNTCTILSLLGAPCAFMGSLAPGPVAENLPDVSVHDFSKVDLSQYKWIHWEGRNADEQVKMIERVREYNSKQEEKNRITISVEIEKTREPLYQLFPLGDLVFVSKDVAQHFGFTSAAAALKGFYGRVRKGATLICAWAEKGADAMGPDGVIIHSDAFPPEKLVDTLGAGDTFNASVIYSLSNGGSLQDALTFGCQIAGKKCGIHGYDGILH